The following coding sequences are from one Pseudonocardia sp. HH130630-07 window:
- a CDS encoding ABC transporter substrate-binding protein, translated as MLNSPGLTGELRVFGTGDIATTIIEAAGGVQAFDGIAGRQRTVTAEGIITARPDVIVVPACCGADVGPEDAGPLIERLRADPALATVPAVRDGRIIPTTFAEVSPGVRNADAVAALARQLHPERFGVR; from the coding sequence ATGCTGAACTCGCCGGGGCTGACCGGGGAGCTGCGGGTGTTCGGCACCGGTGACATCGCGACCACGATCATCGAGGCGGCCGGCGGGGTGCAGGCGTTCGACGGCATCGCCGGGCGGCAGCGCACCGTCACCGCCGAGGGGATCATCACCGCCCGGCCGGACGTCATCGTCGTGCCGGCGTGCTGCGGCGCCGACGTCGGACCGGAGGACGCCGGTCCGCTGATCGAGCGGCTCCGGGCCGATCCGGCGCTCGCGACGGTGCCGGCCGTCCGCGACGGGCGGATCATCCCGACGACGTTCGCCGAGGTCAGTCCGGGGGTCCGGAACGCCGACGCGGTGGCGGCACTGGCCCGGCAGCTGCATCCCGAGCGGTTCGGGGTCCGCTGA
- a CDS encoding TetR/AcrR family transcriptional regulator has product MGSTTGPARPLRADAARNHRRIVEAAVVAFSSDGPDVAMEDIARRAGVGVATLYRRFRTRELLVRAVLEEVVATEVEPTAAVGDGDPWTDLAGSLSRAVEAIVARRTILAVAREAGAFDVESVQRYTRTLARLLDRARAAGAVRPELVPRDLSAVVVMALLVVDGSEPADTSDGLVRRRYVALLLDGLRPGHPPLPETPDIEL; this is encoded by the coding sequence ATGGGCAGCACCACGGGCCCGGCCCGGCCGTTGCGGGCCGACGCCGCACGCAACCACCGCCGCATCGTCGAGGCGGCGGTGGTGGCGTTCTCGTCCGACGGGCCGGACGTCGCGATGGAGGACATCGCCCGCCGGGCCGGGGTCGGCGTCGCGACCCTGTACCGCCGGTTCCGGACCCGGGAGCTGCTGGTCCGCGCGGTGCTCGAGGAAGTCGTCGCGACCGAGGTCGAGCCCACCGCCGCCGTCGGGGACGGCGACCCGTGGACCGATCTCGCCGGGTCGCTGTCGCGGGCGGTCGAGGCGATCGTCGCGCGGCGCACGATCCTGGCCGTCGCCCGCGAGGCCGGGGCGTTCGACGTCGAGTCCGTACAGCGCTACACCCGGACGCTGGCCCGGCTGCTGGACCGGGCCCGCGCGGCCGGTGCGGTCCGGCCCGAGCTCGTGCCGCGGGACCTGTCGGCCGTGGTGGTGATGGCGCTGCTCGTCGTCGACGGGTCCGAGCCCGCCGACACCTCGGACGGCCTCGTCCGGCGGCGCTACGTCGCCCTGCTGCTCGACGGGCTCCGGCCCGGGCACCCACCGCTGCCCGAAACGCCGGATATCGAACTGTGA